A window from Malassezia restricta chromosome I, complete sequence encodes these proteins:
- a CDS encoding AP complex subunit beta, giving the protein MQLPSYFGAQRKGETHELRADLNSEYRDRRKDAIKRVIANMTVGKDVSALFPDVLKNMQTEDLEQKKLVYLYLMNYAKTQPELVILAVNTFVKDTEDPNPLVRALAIRTMGCLRAEKIIDYLSVPLDRLLNDESPYVRKTAVLCVAKLFSLKAELAIEGGFVDRVKDMISDNNPMVVANAIAALTDIHEVAQLTDGGRHASFVLNSDVLMKLLVALNECTEWGRIAILHTLATYRSADERESEHICERVMPQFQHANGAVVLGAVKVVLVHMESTGKPEFVQQLVRKMAPPLVTLVTSEPEVQWVALRNINLILQKYPDILSNEMRVFFCKYNDPPYVKTEKVDVMIRLANESNVDMLLSELKEYASEVDVDFVRRAIRAIGQCAIAIEAAAERCVYVLLELIHTRASYVVQEATVVVKDIFRKYPHQYTKIIPQLCANMDEMDEPEAKASLVWILGEYAEQIDNAAEQLALFAEQFVDDEPDVQFQTLSAIVKLFLKKPDSPLAQRTVQDVLEKATTKCSNADLRDRAFVYWRLLSSSDADAARAVVLVPAPLISIPLTTVPRSLLHELIREVSLLSSVYHKPASTFIGHGRVGMQSLRALSDDEAARTRAIATVAQGEKSEALLDLGADDAPAATATHAAAQSLGSLGDLLGDDAFSTPAMTSSAQSAPSGGNAMDDLLGIFDAPSATPAAPSAAPSGDLLGL; this is encoded by the coding sequence ATGCAGCTCCCGAGCTACTTTGGTGCCCAGCGCAAAGGcgagacgcacgagctccgtgCCGACTTGAATAGCGAGTACCGCGATCGCCGGAAAGATGCGATCAAGCGGGTGATCGCGAATATGACCGTCGGCAAAGACGTGTCTGCCCTGTTCCCCGACGTGCTCAAAAACATGCAGACCGAGGACCTCGAGCAGAAAAAGCTCGTGTACTTGTACCTGATGAACTATGCCAAGACGCAGCCTGAACTTGTGATTCTCGCCGTCAACACGTTTGTCAAAGATACCGAGGATCCCAACCCGCTCGTCCGTGCGCTGGCCATTCGAACGATGGGATGCCTGCGTGCTGAGAAGATTATCGACTACTTGTCCGTGCCTCTTGACCGCCTGCTCAATGACGAGAGTCCGTACGTGCGCAAGACAGCCGTGTTGTGCGTTGCGAAGCTGTTCAGCCTCAAAGCCGAGCTCGCGATCGAGGGTGGCTTTGTCGATCGTGTCAAGGACATGATCTCGGACAACAATCCCATGGTCGTGGCCAACGCcatcgcggcgctcacAGATATCCACGaggtggcgcagctcacCGACGGCGGCCGGCATGCCTCGTTTGTGCTGAATTCGGACGTGCTCATGAAGCTGCTGGTAGCGCTGAACGAGTGCACAGAATGGGGCCGTATTGCGATCCTCCATACCCTTGCGACGTACCGAAGTGCCGATGAGCGCGAGTCCGAGCACATATGCGAGCGTGTCATGCCACAGTTCCAGCATGCCAACGGCGCTGTCGTCCTCGGCGCCGTCAAGGTCGTGTTGGTGCACATGGAGTCGACGGGCAAGCCCGAGtttgtccagcagctcgtgcgAAAGATGGCTCCGCCGCTCGTCACGCTCGTCACGAGCGAACCCGAGGTGCAGTGGgtcgcgctgcgcaacATCAATCTGATCCTGCAAAAGTACCCGGACATTTTGTCCAACGAGATGCGCGTCTTTTTCTGCAAGTACAATGACCCGCCGTATGTCAAGACCGAGAAAGTGGATGTCATGATCCGGCTGGCGAATGAAAGCAATGTGGATatgctgctgagcgagctGAAGGAGTACGCCTCCGAGGTCGACGTGGACtttgtgcgccgcgccatcCGCGCGATTGGCCAGTGTGCGATtgcgatcgaggcggccgccgagcgctgTGTCTAtgtgctgctcgagctgatcCATACGCGCGCGAGTTATGTCGTGCAGGAGGCGACGGTCGTGGTCAAGGACATTTTCCGCAAGTACCCGCACCAGTACACAAAGATCATCCCGCAGCTGTGTGCGAATATGGACGAGATGGACGAGCCTGAAGCCAAGGCATCGCTTGTGTGGATTCTCGGCGAGTACGCCGAGCAGATCGACAAcgccgccgagcagctcgcccTGTTTGCGGAGCAGTttgtcgacgacgagccagACGTGCAGTTCCAAACGCTCTCCGCCATCGTGAAGCTCTTCCTCAAAAAGCCCGACTCGCCACTCGCACAGCGCACCGTCCAAGACGTGTTGGAAAAAGCCACGACCAAGTGCAGCAACGCCGATCTGCGCGATCGCGCCTTTGTGTACTGGCGCCTGCTCTCGAGCTCTGAtgccgatgctgcgcgtgccgtcgtcCTTGTCCCCGCGCCCCTCATTTCCATCCCCCTCAcgaccgtgccgcgctcgctctTGCACGAGCTGATCCGCGAGGTGTCCCTGCTCTCGAGCGTCTACCACAAACCCGCCTCGACATTCATCGGGCATGGCCGTGTGGGCATGCAGTCTCTCCGGGCGCTCTCAGATGACGAGGCCGCACGGACGCGCGCTATTGCCACCGTGGCGCAGGGCGAGAAGAGCGAAGCGCTCTTGGATCTCGGCGCGGACGACGCCCCTGCCGCTACCGCGACGCATGCGGCGGCTCAGAGCCTCGGCAGCCTGGGCGACCTGctcggcgacgacgccttTTCGACGCCGGCCATGACGTCCTCGGCGCAGAGCGCGCCTTCAGGCGGGAATGCCATGGATgacctgctcggcatcttTGACGCGCCCTCCGCGACGCCAGCGGCCCCGTCAGCCGCGCCGTCAGGCGATTTGCTCGGTCTCTGA
- a CDS encoding 18S rRNA (adenine1779-N6/adenine1780-N6)-dimethyltransferase, which produces MPRAVSNKITSAHTQAVAARTQQNSSATTKNPIFNTEKFGQHILKNPLVAQGIVDKASLKPTDVVLEVGPGTGNLTVRILDQAKRVVVVEMDPRMGAELTKRVQGKPEQRKLEVVLGDVIKTPLPYFDVVISNTPYQISSPLVFKLLSHRPLFRCAILMFQREFAMRLVARPGSPLWGRLSANVQLYAKVDHIMKVARGSFRPPPQVDSSVVRIVPLNPPPPIRFEEFDGLTRIVFSRRNKVLRACFFGARGVLEMMEANWKTYCAEHHLSTAGVSFPDKVDGVLDRLQMSEARASKLDVDELLQLLAAFHDEGIHF; this is translated from the coding sequence ATGCCGCGAGCCGTGTCGAACAAGATCACATCGGCCCATACGCAGGCCGTGGCCGCCCGCACGCAGCAGAATAGCAGTGCGACGACCAAGAATCCGATCTTTAATACAGAAAAATTCGGTCAGCATATCCTGAAAAACCCGCTGGTAGCACAGGGCATCGTGGACAAGGCGAGTTTGAAGCCGACCGATGTAGTGCTCGAAGTCGGTCCAGGTACGGGAAATCTGACCGTGCGCATACTGGATCAGGCCAAACGTGTGGTGGTGGTCGAGATGGATCCGCGTATGGGAGCTGAGCTGACCAAGCGTGTGCAGGGCAAGcccgagcagcgcaagtTGGAggtcgtgctgggcgacgtgATCAAGACGCCGTTGCCGTACTTTGACGTGGTGATCAGCAATACACCGTACCAAATCTCTTCGCCATTGGTATTCAAGTTGCTCTCGCATCGCCCGCTCTTCCGGTGTGCGATTCTCATGTTTCAGCGCGAGTTTGCGATGCGACTCGTAGCACGGCCAGGCTCGCCGCTGTGGGGACGTTTGTCGGCCAATGTCCAGCTGTATGCCAAGGTGGACCATATCATGAAAgtggcgcgtggctcgtttcgcccgccgccgcaAGTCGACAGCtccgtcgtgcgcatcgtgcCACTGAatccgccgccgccgatcCGCTTCGAAGAGTTTGACGGCCTCACGCGCATTGTCTTTTCGCGGCGCAACAAGGTGCTCCGGGCCTGCTTTTTTGGCGCACGTGGCGTTCTCGAGATGATGGAAGCCAACTGGAAAACGTACTGCGCCGAGCACCACCTGTCGACGGCCGGCGTCTCGTTCCCTGACAAGGTCGATGGTGTGCTGGACCGTCTGCAGAtgagcgaggcacgcgcgtcCAAGCTcgatgtcgacgagctgctgcagcttctGGCCGCCTTCCATGATGAAGGTATCCATTTCTAG